The following are from one region of the Propionispora vibrioides genome:
- a CDS encoding 6-carboxyhexanoate--CoA ligase, translating into MLYSVRMRAAEGGSHEQGGKHISGAEKLIQRDSLTETATNMLVRALEHSRGSADFINLTVEAVSLHSVQRTKCLPIRSVYTENPDEGRKRACETLIASGVSPEAAKAGIGCLTDLPVSLRGAMLVDAQTGKRLDPLLLRGVRVSRMDVENEAAYKKWLQQQGYCNIHIREAVVLASKVMAASGMVAELCWSDDPEYTAGYVATSGQYTRFTQLKPAGSEIGGRVFFVKAGTDINSLITFLENTPVLIEVPVKEGH; encoded by the coding sequence ATGTTGTACAGCGTTAGAATGCGAGCTGCCGAAGGCGGTTCGCATGAGCAGGGGGGCAAGCATATTTCCGGAGCGGAGAAGCTAATTCAACGGGATTCTCTAACAGAAACGGCGACGAATATGCTTGTCCGTGCGCTGGAACATAGTCGGGGTAGTGCTGATTTTATTAATTTAACAGTTGAGGCCGTTTCCTTACATTCAGTTCAACGGACCAAATGTTTACCAATCCGGTCAGTTTACACTGAAAACCCGGATGAGGGACGGAAAAGGGCTTGCGAGACCCTCATTGCCTCTGGCGTTTCGCCGGAAGCCGCTAAGGCGGGCATCGGGTGTTTGACGGATTTGCCTGTTAGTCTGAGAGGCGCGATGCTGGTGGATGCGCAAACCGGCAAACGTCTTGATCCACTACTCTTACGGGGGGTACGGGTTTCGCGTATGGATGTGGAAAATGAAGCGGCTTATAAAAAATGGTTGCAGCAGCAAGGCTATTGTAATATTCACATTCGGGAAGCGGTTGTTTTGGCATCTAAGGTTATGGCCGCATCGGGAATGGTTGCGGAATTATGTTGGTCTGACGATCCGGAATATACGGCCGGCTATGTGGCGACATCCGGTCAATATACCCGGTTTACCCAGCTAAAGCCGGCAGGAAGCGAGATAGGAGGGCGCGTGTTTTTTGTGAAAGCCGGCACGGATATAAACTCGCTTATTACATTTTTGGAAAATACACCAGTACTTATTGAAGTGCCGGTTAAGGAGGGCCATTAG
- the bioF gene encoding 8-amino-7-oxononanoate synthase, with translation MDWLQEKLEIIKSRNLYRRAASYHAISSTRVENSGRTFCLFASNDYLGMTHDPVVQQAAMQAAKLYGTGAGGARLTTGTYPLLEQLEKELAIFKETQASLLFNTGYMANIGVISSLAGPEDVIFSDQLNHASIIDGCRLSRAKTVIYRHKDMEDLYRLLKDTPCTGNRFIITDGVFSMDGDIAPLNYIVDLAQSCGAIVMVDDAHATGVLGAGGKGSASYFGLTGQVHIQIGTLSKAFGAEGGFVAGSSLLIEYIKNTARSFIFSTAPAPAAMGGALAALRRLVAEPQLVERLFANAKYVREGLREAGVPIDTGTTPIIPIMIGEAEKAVWLMNKLKSSGIIVTAIRPPSVPDGTSRLRLTVSAVHERNQLSKAVESIKAAYRKMNK, from the coding sequence GTGGATTGGCTGCAAGAAAAACTTGAAATAATAAAATCCCGCAATTTGTACCGGCGTGCAGCAAGCTATCACGCCATTAGCTCCACTCGGGTAGAAAATTCTGGAAGAACATTTTGCCTTTTCGCTTCTAATGATTATTTAGGCATGACCCATGATCCAGTAGTTCAGCAGGCCGCTATGCAGGCGGCTAAATTGTATGGAACCGGTGCGGGAGGAGCAAGACTTACGACGGGCACTTACCCTCTTTTGGAGCAGTTGGAAAAGGAACTGGCTATTTTTAAAGAAACTCAAGCATCACTGCTGTTTAATACCGGCTATATGGCTAATATAGGAGTTATTAGTAGTTTGGCCGGTCCGGAAGATGTAATTTTTAGCGATCAGCTAAATCATGCAAGTATTATTGACGGTTGCCGGTTATCACGGGCAAAAACTGTTATATACCGTCATAAGGATATGGAAGATCTGTACCGGTTATTGAAGGATACCCCCTGTACAGGTAACCGGTTTATCATAACCGACGGTGTATTTAGTATGGATGGAGATATTGCGCCACTAAATTATATTGTGGATTTGGCCCAAAGCTGTGGAGCTATAGTTATGGTTGATGATGCGCATGCAACTGGAGTTCTTGGAGCCGGAGGAAAAGGAAGTGCTTCCTATTTCGGCCTTACAGGGCAGGTTCATATCCAAATTGGTACACTTAGCAAGGCTTTTGGCGCAGAAGGCGGTTTTGTAGCCGGATCGAGCTTGCTGATTGAGTATATAAAAAATACGGCCCGCAGTTTTATTTTTTCAACAGCCCCGGCACCTGCTGCGATGGGCGGAGCTTTGGCTGCGCTACGCCGGCTTGTTGCTGAGCCTCAATTGGTTGAACGACTGTTTGCTAATGCCAAGTATGTAAGAGAAGGTCTGCGGGAAGCCGGTGTTCCCATTGATACCGGTACGACACCCATTATTCCTATTATGATCGGTGAAGCAGAAAAAGCGGTTTGGCTCATGAATAAGCTAAAGAGCAGTGGCATTATTGTAACGGCCATCCGTCCTCCTAGTGTTCCGGATGGCACAAGCCGGTTGCGATTAACAGTAAGTGCCGTCCATGAGAGGAACCAATTATCCAAGGCTGTCGAGAGCATCAAGGCAGCTTACAGAAAAATGAATAAGTGA